The following coding sequences are from one Nonlabens arenilitoris window:
- a CDS encoding DUF4230 domain-containing protein, with protein MELLFVGLAVGAVVAFFVFKMLTGKMGKKENTREQSVVLMEKIRSVCKFITVEGDFAEIYHYENVKEKLMSLLLGKKKAIILINAKAHIGFDLTKIEMNSDPNSKTIRLTNFPQPQVLSIETDFNYYDKKEGWANYFTSEDLTEISRNAKQHIIDKIPESGLLDQARKEALQTIQLMEGLAATIGWKLDYTTLILNDVEPQKKIES; from the coding sequence ATGGAATTACTATTTGTAGGACTTGCCGTAGGAGCTGTAGTGGCCTTTTTTGTGTTCAAAATGCTTACGGGCAAGATGGGTAAAAAAGAAAATACTAGAGAGCAAAGCGTAGTGCTTATGGAGAAAATCCGCTCTGTTTGTAAATTCATTACCGTAGAAGGAGATTTTGCAGAAATCTATCACTATGAGAATGTAAAGGAGAAATTAATGAGTCTTTTGTTAGGAAAGAAAAAGGCTATTATTCTTATTAATGCAAAGGCTCACATAGGCTTTGATCTTACTAAAATTGAGATGAACAGTGATCCTAATTCAAAGACGATACGACTCACCAACTTCCCACAACCTCAAGTGTTAAGTATTGAAACAGATTTTAATTACTATGATAAGAAAGAAGGTTGGGCAAACTATTTCACTAGTGAAGACTTAACGGAGATATCGCGCAATGCAAAACAGCATATTATAGATAAAATACCAGAAAGTGGATTGTTAGATCAAGCTAGAAAAGAAGCTTTACAGACCATTCAACTTATGGAAGGACTTGCGGCAACAATAGGATGGAAACTAGACTACACGACACTTATTCTTAACGATGTTGAGCCTCAAAAGAAAATAGAATCCTAA